In one Nostoc sp. KVJ3 genomic region, the following are encoded:
- a CDS encoding AAA-like domain-containing protein, whose amino-acid sequence MLNSQAKRIFISYKRNASPDEPVALQVFQALSQQHKVFIDQTMSVGTHWAECIEAEIRQADFFISFLSALSTSSEMVVAEIETAHHLAKSQSGRPIILPVRLAYQEPFLYPLSAYLNGINWAFWKDAEDTPRLIAELLQAISGGTLAISEEKLKADLLQISKPSLLPHPFPSAQPISLEMPEGTMESQSTFYVERSSDALTLETIERQGVTITIKGPRQMGKSSLLIRTINTAVNAGKRVALLDFQLFDKVALTNADLFFRQFCTWLTDELEMTDKVDEYWNMPLGNSQRCTRYVSRYLLKEFGNPIVLAMDEVERVFDTDFRSDFFGMLRSWHNSRATTPIWKQLDLALVTSTEPYQLIDNLNQSPFNVGLVIDLEDFTAAQVADLNRRHGSPFNANEEKRLIALLGGHPYLVRLALYSVASDRFHPTELFANAIADNGPFGNHLRNHLFRLHNKQELVQGMFQIIRQNTCEDERTFFRLRGAGLVRREGRVVFPRCQLYADYFREHIRG is encoded by the coding sequence ATGTTAAACTCACAGGCTAAACGCATCTTCATCAGCTACAAACGTAACGCTAGCCCAGATGAGCCGGTAGCGCTTCAAGTCTTTCAGGCACTATCGCAGCAACACAAAGTCTTTATCGACCAAACTATGTCTGTTGGCACACACTGGGCTGAATGTATTGAAGCCGAAATCCGCCAAGCTGATTTTTTTATTAGCTTCCTTTCAGCTTTATCAACTAGCAGCGAGATGGTGGTGGCAGAAATTGAGACAGCACACCACTTGGCAAAATCCCAGTCAGGACGACCGATAATTCTCCCAGTGCGTCTTGCATATCAAGAACCATTCTTGTATCCCTTGAGTGCTTACTTAAATGGCATTAACTGGGCATTCTGGAAAGATGCAGAAGATACACCACGCTTGATTGCAGAGTTGTTACAGGCTATCTCTGGCGGTACATTGGCTATCAGTGAAGAAAAATTAAAAGCAGACTTACTCCAGATAAGTAAGCCGTCACTCCTCCCCCATCCCTTTCCTTCAGCACAGCCTATCTCGCTGGAAATGCCCGAAGGGACAATGGAATCACAATCTACTTTTTACGTGGAACGCTCATCTGATGCACTTACTTTAGAGACTATTGAGCGGCAAGGTGTGACAATTACAATTAAAGGCCCCCGACAAATGGGCAAAAGTTCGCTGTTAATCCGCACAATTAATACTGCTGTGAATGCAGGAAAGCGGGTTGCTTTGCTGGATTTCCAATTGTTTGATAAAGTTGCCTTAACTAATGCTGACCTTTTCTTCCGCCAGTTCTGTACTTGGTTAACTGACGAACTGGAAATGACAGATAAAGTTGATGAGTATTGGAATATGCCCTTGGGTAATAGTCAGCGTTGTACCCGCTATGTCAGTCGCTATTTGCTCAAGGAGTTTGGCAATCCCATTGTCTTAGCAATGGATGAAGTTGAAAGAGTCTTTGATACTGATTTTCGCTCTGATTTCTTTGGAATGCTGCGAAGCTGGCACAATAGCCGCGCCACTACTCCCATTTGGAAGCAACTGGATTTAGCACTGGTTACTTCCACTGAACCCTACCAGCTAATTGATAATCTCAACCAATCCCCCTTTAATGTTGGATTAGTAATTGATTTAGAAGACTTTACAGCAGCACAGGTTGCTGATTTAAACCGCCGTCATGGTTCACCCTTCAACGCTAATGAAGAAAAGCGATTAATCGCGTTGCTAGGTGGACATCCTTACTTAGTACGCCTTGCACTTTACTCAGTTGCTAGCGATCGCTTCCATCCTACCGAATTATTTGCCAATGCGATCGCAGATAATGGCCCCTTTGGTAATCATTTGCGTAATCACCTTTTTCGGCTGCATAACAAACAAGAGTTAGTGCAAGGTATGTTTCAAATAATTCGCCAGAACACCTGTGAAGATGAGCGCACCTTTTTCCGCTTGCGGGGTGCGGGTTTAGTGCGCCGGGAAGGGCGGGTAGTCTTTCCCCGTTGTCAACTTTACGCTGATTATTTCCGGGAGCATATTCGTGGCTAA